The proteins below come from a single Triticum aestivum cultivar Chinese Spring chromosome 5D, IWGSC CS RefSeq v2.1, whole genome shotgun sequence genomic window:
- the LOC123125882 gene encoding DNA-binding protein EMBP-1-like isoform X2 encodes MASSSSATSGDDRPPAGGGGGGGGTPAQAHAEWAASMHAYYAAAASAAGHPYAAWPLPPQAQHGLVAAGPGAAYGAPVPFPMYHHPAAAYYAHAHAHASMAAGVPYMAGESASAAGKGKRVGKTRRAPSGEINSSSGSGDAGSQGSSEKGDTGANQKGSSSSAKRRKSGAANTEGEPSQAATVQNAATQPPLEDKERSASKLLVLAPGRAALPSAAPNLNIGMDPLSASPSSLVQGEVNAAASSQSNASLSQMDERELKRERRKQSNRESARRSRLRKQQECEELAQKVSELTAANGTLKSELDQLKKDCKTMETENKQLMGKILSHDDKMQQSEGPSVVTTLSIQVEAPEPHQGGDGKAS; translated from the exons ATGGCGTCCTCCTCCTCCGCGACGTCCGGCGACGACCGGCCGCCggccggcgggggcgggggcgggggcgggaccCCCGCGCAGGCGCACGCCGAGTGGGCCGCCTCGATGCACGCGtactacgccgccgccgcctccgccgccgggcACCCCTACGCCGCGTGGCCGCTGCCGCCGCAGGCCCAG CACGGCCTGGTGGCGGCCGGGCCGGGGGCGGCGTACGGCGCGCCGGTGCCGTTCCCCATGTACCACCACCCCGCGGCGGCGTACTACGCGCACGCGCACGCGCACGCCTCCATGGCCGCG GGGGTGCCTTACATGGCCGGTGAGTCTGCGTCGGCGGCGGGGAAAGGGAAGAGGGTGGGGAAGACACGGCGTGCCCCTTCCGGCGAGATCAATTCCAGTTCCGGGAG CGGCGATGCCGGGAGCCAGGGGTCATCGGAGAAGGGAGATACAGGTGCCAATCAGAAG GGCTCATCATCATCCGCGAAGAGGAGGAAGTCCGGCGCTGCAAATACAGAAG GTGAGCCATCTCAGGCTGCCACAGTGCAGAATGCTGCAACCCAGCCGCCATTGGAAGACAAGGAGAGGTCTGCATCCAAACTGTTGGTTTTGGCACCTGGGAGGGCGGCACTCCCCAGTGCTGCACCAAACTTGAATATTGGGATGGATCCCTTGAGCGCTTCTCCATCCTCCTTGGTACAGGGGGAAGTGAACGCCGCAGCTTCTTCCCAGAGTAACGCTTCACTGTCTCAGATG GATGAACGGGAActgaagagggagagaaggaaacaATCCAACAGAGAGTCTGCAAGGCGATCAAGATTACGCAAACAG CAAGAATGCGAAGAGCTAGCCCAGAAGGTGAGTGAGCTGACCGCAGCGAACGGCACGCTCAAATCAGAACTCGACCAGCTTAAGAAGGACTGCAAAACCATGGAAACAGAGAATAAACAGCTGATG GGTAAAATACTAAGTCACGATGATAAAATGCAGCAGTCAGAGGGCCCTAGTGTTGTGACTACCCTAAGCATCCAGGTCGAAGCGCCCGAGCCGCATCAGGGAGGAGACGGCAAAGCTTCATAA
- the LOC123125882 gene encoding DNA-binding protein EMBP-1-like isoform X1 — protein MASSSSATSGDDRPPAGGGGGGGGTPAQAHAEWAASMHAYYAAAASAAGHPYAAWPLPPQAQQHGLVAAGPGAAYGAPVPFPMYHHPAAAYYAHAHAHASMAAGVPYMAGESASAAGKGKRVGKTRRAPSGEINSSSGSGDAGSQGSSEKGDTGANQKGSSSSAKRRKSGAANTEGEPSQAATVQNAATQPPLEDKERSASKLLVLAPGRAALPSAAPNLNIGMDPLSASPSSLVQGEVNAAASSQSNASLSQMDERELKRERRKQSNRESARRSRLRKQQECEELAQKVSELTAANGTLKSELDQLKKDCKTMETENKQLMGKILSHDDKMQQSEGPSVVTTLSIQVEAPEPHQGGDGKAS, from the exons ATGGCGTCCTCCTCCTCCGCGACGTCCGGCGACGACCGGCCGCCggccggcgggggcgggggcgggggcgggaccCCCGCGCAGGCGCACGCCGAGTGGGCCGCCTCGATGCACGCGtactacgccgccgccgcctccgccgccgggcACCCCTACGCCGCGTGGCCGCTGCCGCCGCAGGCCCAG CAGCACGGCCTGGTGGCGGCCGGGCCGGGGGCGGCGTACGGCGCGCCGGTGCCGTTCCCCATGTACCACCACCCCGCGGCGGCGTACTACGCGCACGCGCACGCGCACGCCTCCATGGCCGCG GGGGTGCCTTACATGGCCGGTGAGTCTGCGTCGGCGGCGGGGAAAGGGAAGAGGGTGGGGAAGACACGGCGTGCCCCTTCCGGCGAGATCAATTCCAGTTCCGGGAG CGGCGATGCCGGGAGCCAGGGGTCATCGGAGAAGGGAGATACAGGTGCCAATCAGAAG GGCTCATCATCATCCGCGAAGAGGAGGAAGTCCGGCGCTGCAAATACAGAAG GTGAGCCATCTCAGGCTGCCACAGTGCAGAATGCTGCAACCCAGCCGCCATTGGAAGACAAGGAGAGGTCTGCATCCAAACTGTTGGTTTTGGCACCTGGGAGGGCGGCACTCCCCAGTGCTGCACCAAACTTGAATATTGGGATGGATCCCTTGAGCGCTTCTCCATCCTCCTTGGTACAGGGGGAAGTGAACGCCGCAGCTTCTTCCCAGAGTAACGCTTCACTGTCTCAGATG GATGAACGGGAActgaagagggagagaaggaaacaATCCAACAGAGAGTCTGCAAGGCGATCAAGATTACGCAAACAG CAAGAATGCGAAGAGCTAGCCCAGAAGGTGAGTGAGCTGACCGCAGCGAACGGCACGCTCAAATCAGAACTCGACCAGCTTAAGAAGGACTGCAAAACCATGGAAACAGAGAATAAACAGCTGATG GGTAAAATACTAAGTCACGATGATAAAATGCAGCAGTCAGAGGGCCCTAGTGTTGTGACTACCCTAAGCATCCAGGTCGAAGCGCCCGAGCCGCATCAGGGAGGAGACGGCAAAGCTTCATAA